Proteins from a single region of Megalopta genalis isolate 19385.01 chromosome 3, iyMegGena1_principal, whole genome shotgun sequence:
- the Mef2 gene encoding myocyte enhancer factor 2 isoform X1 codes for MGRKKIQISRITDERNRQVTFNKRKFGVMKKAYELSVLCDCEIALIIFSSSNKLYQYASTDMDKVLLKYTEYNEPHESLTNKNIIEALNKKEHKGAMSPESPEPDAIEYNLTPRTEAKYTKIDEEFQLMMQRHQHNGTRAMGQSNYTLPVSVPVNSFGESLLGSSPQMAHTSISPRPSSSETDSVYPPGGMLEMSNGYPPSASPLGGSPSPGPSPALGVGGGSANKGSNPSRHSPQPPPPPPPPHPHRTNLRVVIPTPLTQPLSDDTSYDSGHAQSALNTPVVALQTPSVPAGYSSFGPTDYSSDLGSLAWSHQRYVDDLSMYSAATMSSISGLPHLAVSSSTPPPATSPLPVKIKSEPISPPRDPHGGNSGSTSSGPSTGSSLHHTTLNVGPSSSTGAPPPHHVPHPGPQSLNLVSNRPSSNPPASHSGSITPTNLPSPGSGTVADIRTSHSNAAGNAGNNSDYENGPLMKRSRITEGWAT; via the exons ATGGGTCGGAAGAAGATTCAAATTTCGCGCATCACGGACGAACGGAATCGTCAG GTGACCTTCAACAAACGGAAATTCGGCGTGATGAAGAAGGCGTACGAGCTGTCTGTGCTCTGCGACTGCGAGATCGCGCTGATTATCTTCAGCTCGAGCAACAAGCTGTATCAGTATGCGAGCACCGACATGGACAAGGTTCTTCTCAAGTACACCGAGTACAACGAACCCCACGAGTCCCTCACCAACAAGAATATCATCGAG GCACTCAACAAGAAGGAACATAAGGGTGCCATGTCGCCAGAGAGTCCGGAGCCGGACGCGATCGAGTACAATCTGACTCCGCGGACCGAAGCCAAATACACCAAGATCGACGAGGAGTTTCAGCTGATGATGCAGAGGCACCAGCACAACGGTACCCGC GCAATGGGGCAGTCTAATTACACTCTACCAGTATCAGTACCAGTGAATAGTTTCGGCGAATCTCTACTTGGATCTAGTCCTCAAATGGCCCATACCAGCATTTCTCCGCGACCGTCGTCTTCTGAAACTGACTCAG TGTATCCACCTGGAGGGATGTTGGAAATGAGCAACGGATATCCCCCGTCGGCATCGCCGCTGGGTGGCTCCCCTAGTCCGGGTCCTTCACCGGCGCTAGGAGTCGGAGGAGGCAGCGCAAACAAAGGCAGTAATCCGTCAAGGCATTCGCCGCAACCTCCGCCTCCACCACCGCCGCCACATCCTCACAGGACTAATCTACGAGTAGTTATTCCAACACCCCTTACGCAACCCCTTTCCGACGACACTAGTTACGAT AGCGGCCATGCGCAATCAGCATTGAACACACCGGTGGTAGCGCTACAAACGCCATCGGTCCCAGCCGGTTACTCCAGTTTCGGACCAACGGATTATTCCTCAGACCTCGGGAGTTTAGCATGGTCTCATCAGAGGTACGTTGATGACTTATCAATGTATTCGGCAGCCACCATGTCCAGCATCAG TGGTCTTCCGCATCTGGCCGTGTCGAGTAGTACACCGCCGCCAGCCACTTCACCGTTGCCAGTGAAGATAAAGAGCGAGCCGATCAGTCCGCCCAGGGATCCGCACGGAGGTAACAGCGGCTCGACGAGTAGCGGCCCTAGCACGGGCAGCAGTCTGCATCATACGACCCTGAACGTGGGCCCGTCGTCGAGCACCGGGGCACCGCCGCCTCACCACGTGCCCCATCCCGGGCCTCAGTCGTTGAATCTGGTATCGAACAGACCGAGCAGCAACCCACCGGCGTCCCATTCGGGCAGCATAACGCCGACGAATCTGCCGTCACCGGGTAGCGGTACGGTCGCCGATATCCGAACAAGTCACTCGAACGCTGCCGGAAACGCCGGGAACAACTCCGACTACGAGAACGGGCCTTTGATGAAGCGCTCGCGGATCACCGAGGGCTGGGCGACTTAA
- the Mef2 gene encoding myocyte enhancer factor 2 isoform X3: MGRKKIQISRITDERNRQVTFNKRKFGVMKKAYELSVLCDCEIALIIFSSSNKLYQYASTDMDKVLLKYTEYNEPHESLTNKNIIEEHKGAMSPESPEPDAIEYNLTPRTEAKYTKIDEEFQLMMQRHQHNGTRAMGQSNYTLPVSVPVNSFGESLLGSSPQMAHTSISPRPSSSETDSVYPPGGMLEMSNGYPPSASPLGGSPSPGPSPALGVGGGSANKGSNPSRHSPQPPPPPPPPHPHRTNLRVVIPTPLTQPLSDDTSYDSGHAQSALNTPVVALQTPSVPAGYSSFGPTDYSSDLGSLAWSHQRYVDDLSMYSAATMSSISGLPHLAVSSSTPPPATSPLPVKIKSEPISPPRDPHGGNSGSTSSGPSTGSSLHHTTLNVGPSSSTGAPPPHHVPHPGPQSLNLVSNRPSSNPPASHSGSITPTNLPSPGSGTVADIRTSHSNAAGNAGNNSDYENGPLMKRSRITEGWAT, encoded by the exons ATGGGTCGGAAGAAGATTCAAATTTCGCGCATCACGGACGAACGGAATCGTCAG GTGACCTTCAACAAACGGAAATTCGGCGTGATGAAGAAGGCGTACGAGCTGTCTGTGCTCTGCGACTGCGAGATCGCGCTGATTATCTTCAGCTCGAGCAACAAGCTGTATCAGTATGCGAGCACCGACATGGACAAGGTTCTTCTCAAGTACACCGAGTACAACGAACCCCACGAGTCCCTCACCAACAAGAATATCATCGAG GAACATAAGGGTGCCATGTCGCCAGAGAGTCCGGAGCCGGACGCGATCGAGTACAATCTGACTCCGCGGACCGAAGCCAAATACACCAAGATCGACGAGGAGTTTCAGCTGATGATGCAGAGGCACCAGCACAACGGTACCCGC GCAATGGGGCAGTCTAATTACACTCTACCAGTATCAGTACCAGTGAATAGTTTCGGCGAATCTCTACTTGGATCTAGTCCTCAAATGGCCCATACCAGCATTTCTCCGCGACCGTCGTCTTCTGAAACTGACTCAG TGTATCCACCTGGAGGGATGTTGGAAATGAGCAACGGATATCCCCCGTCGGCATCGCCGCTGGGTGGCTCCCCTAGTCCGGGTCCTTCACCGGCGCTAGGAGTCGGAGGAGGCAGCGCAAACAAAGGCAGTAATCCGTCAAGGCATTCGCCGCAACCTCCGCCTCCACCACCGCCGCCACATCCTCACAGGACTAATCTACGAGTAGTTATTCCAACACCCCTTACGCAACCCCTTTCCGACGACACTAGTTACGAT AGCGGCCATGCGCAATCAGCATTGAACACACCGGTGGTAGCGCTACAAACGCCATCGGTCCCAGCCGGTTACTCCAGTTTCGGACCAACGGATTATTCCTCAGACCTCGGGAGTTTAGCATGGTCTCATCAGAGGTACGTTGATGACTTATCAATGTATTCGGCAGCCACCATGTCCAGCATCAG TGGTCTTCCGCATCTGGCCGTGTCGAGTAGTACACCGCCGCCAGCCACTTCACCGTTGCCAGTGAAGATAAAGAGCGAGCCGATCAGTCCGCCCAGGGATCCGCACGGAGGTAACAGCGGCTCGACGAGTAGCGGCCCTAGCACGGGCAGCAGTCTGCATCATACGACCCTGAACGTGGGCCCGTCGTCGAGCACCGGGGCACCGCCGCCTCACCACGTGCCCCATCCCGGGCCTCAGTCGTTGAATCTGGTATCGAACAGACCGAGCAGCAACCCACCGGCGTCCCATTCGGGCAGCATAACGCCGACGAATCTGCCGTCACCGGGTAGCGGTACGGTCGCCGATATCCGAACAAGTCACTCGAACGCTGCCGGAAACGCCGGGAACAACTCCGACTACGAGAACGGGCCTTTGATGAAGCGCTCGCGGATCACCGAGGGCTGGGCGACTTAA
- the Mef2 gene encoding myocyte enhancer factor 2 isoform X4, whose product MGRKKIQISRITDERNRQVTFNKRKFGVMKKAYELSVLCDCEIALIIFSSSNKLYQYASTDMDKVLLKYTEYNEPHESLTNKNIIEALNKKEHKGAMSPESPEPDAIEYNLTPRTEAKYTKIDEEFQLMMQRHQHNGTRAMGQSNYTLPVSVPVNSFGESLLGSSPQMAHTSISPRPSSSETDSVYPPGGMLEMSNGYPPSASPLGGSPSPGPSPALGVGGGSANKGSNPSRHSPQPPPPPPPPHPHRTNLRSGHAQSALNTPVVALQTPSVPAGYSSFGPTDYSSDLGSLAWSHQRYVDDLSMYSAATMSSISGLPHLAVSSSTPPPATSPLPVKIKSEPISPPRDPHGGNSGSTSSGPSTGSSLHHTTLNVGPSSSTGAPPPHHVPHPGPQSLNLVSNRPSSNPPASHSGSITPTNLPSPGSGTVADIRTSHSNAAGNAGNNSDYENGPLMKRSRITEGWAT is encoded by the exons ATGGGTCGGAAGAAGATTCAAATTTCGCGCATCACGGACGAACGGAATCGTCAG GTGACCTTCAACAAACGGAAATTCGGCGTGATGAAGAAGGCGTACGAGCTGTCTGTGCTCTGCGACTGCGAGATCGCGCTGATTATCTTCAGCTCGAGCAACAAGCTGTATCAGTATGCGAGCACCGACATGGACAAGGTTCTTCTCAAGTACACCGAGTACAACGAACCCCACGAGTCCCTCACCAACAAGAATATCATCGAG GCACTCAACAAGAAGGAACATAAGGGTGCCATGTCGCCAGAGAGTCCGGAGCCGGACGCGATCGAGTACAATCTGACTCCGCGGACCGAAGCCAAATACACCAAGATCGACGAGGAGTTTCAGCTGATGATGCAGAGGCACCAGCACAACGGTACCCGC GCAATGGGGCAGTCTAATTACACTCTACCAGTATCAGTACCAGTGAATAGTTTCGGCGAATCTCTACTTGGATCTAGTCCTCAAATGGCCCATACCAGCATTTCTCCGCGACCGTCGTCTTCTGAAACTGACTCAG TGTATCCACCTGGAGGGATGTTGGAAATGAGCAACGGATATCCCCCGTCGGCATCGCCGCTGGGTGGCTCCCCTAGTCCGGGTCCTTCACCGGCGCTAGGAGTCGGAGGAGGCAGCGCAAACAAAGGCAGTAATCCGTCAAGGCATTCGCCGCAACCTCCGCCTCCACCACCGCCGCCACATCCTCACAGGACTAATCTACGA AGCGGCCATGCGCAATCAGCATTGAACACACCGGTGGTAGCGCTACAAACGCCATCGGTCCCAGCCGGTTACTCCAGTTTCGGACCAACGGATTATTCCTCAGACCTCGGGAGTTTAGCATGGTCTCATCAGAGGTACGTTGATGACTTATCAATGTATTCGGCAGCCACCATGTCCAGCATCAG TGGTCTTCCGCATCTGGCCGTGTCGAGTAGTACACCGCCGCCAGCCACTTCACCGTTGCCAGTGAAGATAAAGAGCGAGCCGATCAGTCCGCCCAGGGATCCGCACGGAGGTAACAGCGGCTCGACGAGTAGCGGCCCTAGCACGGGCAGCAGTCTGCATCATACGACCCTGAACGTGGGCCCGTCGTCGAGCACCGGGGCACCGCCGCCTCACCACGTGCCCCATCCCGGGCCTCAGTCGTTGAATCTGGTATCGAACAGACCGAGCAGCAACCCACCGGCGTCCCATTCGGGCAGCATAACGCCGACGAATCTGCCGTCACCGGGTAGCGGTACGGTCGCCGATATCCGAACAAGTCACTCGAACGCTGCCGGAAACGCCGGGAACAACTCCGACTACGAGAACGGGCCTTTGATGAAGCGCTCGCGGATCACCGAGGGCTGGGCGACTTAA
- the Mef2 gene encoding myocyte enhancer factor 2 isoform X2 yields the protein MGRKKIQISRITDERNRQVTFNKRKFGVMKKAYELSVLCDCEIALIIFSSSNKLYQYASTDMDKVLLKYTEYNEPHESLTNKNIIEKEHKGAMSPESPEPDAIEYNLTPRTEAKYTKIDEEFQLMMQRHQHNGTRAMGQSNYTLPVSVPVNSFGESLLGSSPQMAHTSISPRPSSSETDSVYPPGGMLEMSNGYPPSASPLGGSPSPGPSPALGVGGGSANKGSNPSRHSPQPPPPPPPPHPHRTNLRVVIPTPLTQPLSDDTSYDSGHAQSALNTPVVALQTPSVPAGYSSFGPTDYSSDLGSLAWSHQRYVDDLSMYSAATMSSISGLPHLAVSSSTPPPATSPLPVKIKSEPISPPRDPHGGNSGSTSSGPSTGSSLHHTTLNVGPSSSTGAPPPHHVPHPGPQSLNLVSNRPSSNPPASHSGSITPTNLPSPGSGTVADIRTSHSNAAGNAGNNSDYENGPLMKRSRITEGWAT from the exons ATGGGTCGGAAGAAGATTCAAATTTCGCGCATCACGGACGAACGGAATCGTCAG GTGACCTTCAACAAACGGAAATTCGGCGTGATGAAGAAGGCGTACGAGCTGTCTGTGCTCTGCGACTGCGAGATCGCGCTGATTATCTTCAGCTCGAGCAACAAGCTGTATCAGTATGCGAGCACCGACATGGACAAGGTTCTTCTCAAGTACACCGAGTACAACGAACCCCACGAGTCCCTCACCAACAAGAATATCATCGAG AAGGAACATAAGGGTGCCATGTCGCCAGAGAGTCCGGAGCCGGACGCGATCGAGTACAATCTGACTCCGCGGACCGAAGCCAAATACACCAAGATCGACGAGGAGTTTCAGCTGATGATGCAGAGGCACCAGCACAACGGTACCCGC GCAATGGGGCAGTCTAATTACACTCTACCAGTATCAGTACCAGTGAATAGTTTCGGCGAATCTCTACTTGGATCTAGTCCTCAAATGGCCCATACCAGCATTTCTCCGCGACCGTCGTCTTCTGAAACTGACTCAG TGTATCCACCTGGAGGGATGTTGGAAATGAGCAACGGATATCCCCCGTCGGCATCGCCGCTGGGTGGCTCCCCTAGTCCGGGTCCTTCACCGGCGCTAGGAGTCGGAGGAGGCAGCGCAAACAAAGGCAGTAATCCGTCAAGGCATTCGCCGCAACCTCCGCCTCCACCACCGCCGCCACATCCTCACAGGACTAATCTACGAGTAGTTATTCCAACACCCCTTACGCAACCCCTTTCCGACGACACTAGTTACGAT AGCGGCCATGCGCAATCAGCATTGAACACACCGGTGGTAGCGCTACAAACGCCATCGGTCCCAGCCGGTTACTCCAGTTTCGGACCAACGGATTATTCCTCAGACCTCGGGAGTTTAGCATGGTCTCATCAGAGGTACGTTGATGACTTATCAATGTATTCGGCAGCCACCATGTCCAGCATCAG TGGTCTTCCGCATCTGGCCGTGTCGAGTAGTACACCGCCGCCAGCCACTTCACCGTTGCCAGTGAAGATAAAGAGCGAGCCGATCAGTCCGCCCAGGGATCCGCACGGAGGTAACAGCGGCTCGACGAGTAGCGGCCCTAGCACGGGCAGCAGTCTGCATCATACGACCCTGAACGTGGGCCCGTCGTCGAGCACCGGGGCACCGCCGCCTCACCACGTGCCCCATCCCGGGCCTCAGTCGTTGAATCTGGTATCGAACAGACCGAGCAGCAACCCACCGGCGTCCCATTCGGGCAGCATAACGCCGACGAATCTGCCGTCACCGGGTAGCGGTACGGTCGCCGATATCCGAACAAGTCACTCGAACGCTGCCGGAAACGCCGGGAACAACTCCGACTACGAGAACGGGCCTTTGATGAAGCGCTCGCGGATCACCGAGGGCTGGGCGACTTAA